A part of Sulfurifustis variabilis genomic DNA contains:
- a CDS encoding response regulator transcription factor, translated as MRVLLVDDNSQFASAATRFLSLIGQLHVVGYARSGREALEQVNRLQPDLVLMDVMMPDMDGLEATRHLKESHASARIVILTLHDSAEYRARAREVGADAFVSKEEFGTALLDVIDRLGLGEESAQ; from the coding sequence ATGCGCGTACTCCTGGTAGACGACAACAGCCAGTTTGCCTCGGCCGCAACGCGGTTTCTGTCGCTCATCGGACAGCTCCACGTGGTCGGCTATGCCCGTTCGGGGCGCGAAGCACTGGAACAGGTGAACCGGCTCCAGCCCGATCTCGTGCTCATGGACGTGATGATGCCGGACATGGACGGTCTCGAGGCGACGCGGCACCTGAAGGAGTCGCACGCCTCGGCGCGGATCGTGATCCTGACCCTGCACGACAGCGCGGAGTATCGCGCCAGGGCGCGGGAGGTGGGGGCCGACGCGTTCGTGAGCAAGGAGGAGTTCGGCACCGCGCTCCTCGACGTCATCGACCGCCTCGGGCTGGGGGAGGAGTCCGCGCAATGA
- a CDS encoding TonB-dependent receptor plug domain-containing protein yields the protein MALPPSGRGPGIAARLLLACLAPLLPALAAGQSLDLDIRRLTLEELMDIDVYSVSRKLERVRGTAAAVYVLTSEDIRRSRATSLPEALRLVPGVQVARLDANKYAIGIRGMNARTSNKLLVMIDGRTIYDPLFSGVLWEARDVMLEDVERIEVIRGPGGTLWGSNAVNGVINVITRSARDTQGGLVAVGAGTEERAFGAARYGWKPGERSAARVYAQGNRRDESFASTGEAFDDSQRRRGGFRVDWEPTGRDRLRFSGDVYRATAGEALPAPVDSQDVEHQGGNIVAAWTRSLGEGSELRLRFYYDRAEIDNLYLGEERDTLDFETQHRFRMSPRQELTWGVGHRQSRDDIRSSSAIAIAPAERTLQWTNVYAQDAVALVPGRWRLVLGTKVEENEYTGAEWQPSVRIAHTPDDKRTYWASVSRAVRTPSRFEADQVAGTVRIGENFGVEKLVAYEAGYRAQPDRFWSWDVAFFYNVYDELLTLEPSGLLANGMQGETYGLELTGRWQVRPDVRLEAIYGYLGQDLELEEGSGATTWPARTERLNPKHAFSLHGAFDIARNVEIDATLRFVDELPGIEVPGFTGDIAAYTELDLGVGWHARRDLELSLVGQNLLDPHHPEHSLATEVQRGVYGKVTWRF from the coding sequence ATGGCTCTACCCCCATCCGGCCGCGGTCCGGGTATCGCGGCGCGCCTGCTGCTCGCGTGCCTCGCGCCGCTCCTGCCCGCCCTCGCCGCGGGACAATCCCTCGACCTCGACATAAGGCGCCTCACGCTCGAGGAGCTCATGGACATCGACGTGTACAGCGTATCCCGCAAGCTCGAGCGGGTGCGCGGCACGGCCGCCGCGGTCTACGTGCTGACGTCGGAGGACATCCGCCGGTCGCGCGCCACCAGCCTCCCGGAGGCGCTCCGGCTGGTGCCCGGGGTGCAGGTTGCGCGTCTCGACGCGAACAAGTACGCCATCGGCATACGGGGCATGAACGCACGCACCTCCAACAAGCTCCTCGTGATGATCGACGGCCGCACGATCTATGACCCGTTGTTCTCCGGGGTGTTATGGGAGGCGCGCGATGTCATGCTAGAGGACGTCGAGCGCATCGAGGTGATCCGCGGACCCGGCGGAACGCTGTGGGGTTCCAATGCCGTCAACGGCGTGATCAACGTCATCACCAGGAGCGCGCGCGACACGCAGGGAGGGCTCGTCGCGGTCGGGGCCGGAACCGAAGAGCGCGCCTTCGGGGCCGCCCGCTACGGCTGGAAGCCGGGCGAACGCAGCGCCGCACGCGTGTACGCCCAGGGCAACCGCCGCGACGAAAGCTTCGCATCGACGGGGGAGGCGTTCGACGATTCGCAAAGGCGGCGCGGCGGTTTTCGTGTCGACTGGGAGCCGACCGGACGGGATCGGCTGCGCTTCTCGGGGGACGTGTACCGTGCGACCGCCGGCGAGGCGTTGCCGGCGCCGGTCGATTCGCAGGACGTGGAGCATCAAGGGGGGAACATCGTGGCGGCGTGGACCCGATCGCTGGGGGAGGGCTCGGAGCTCCGACTCCGGTTCTACTACGATCGCGCGGAGATCGACAATCTGTACCTGGGCGAGGAACGCGACACGCTCGATTTCGAGACGCAGCACCGGTTCCGCATGTCTCCGCGACAGGAGCTCACGTGGGGCGTAGGACATCGCCAGAGCCGCGACGACATTCGCAGCAGCTCCGCGATCGCGATTGCGCCCGCCGAGCGCACCTTGCAATGGACCAATGTGTACGCGCAGGACGCCGTCGCGCTCGTGCCCGGACGCTGGCGCCTGGTGCTCGGAACCAAGGTGGAGGAAAACGAGTACACCGGGGCCGAATGGCAGCCGAGCGTGCGAATCGCGCACACGCCGGACGACAAGCGCACGTACTGGGCTTCGGTGTCGCGCGCGGTCCGCACGCCGTCCCGTTTCGAAGCCGATCAGGTGGCGGGGACGGTGCGCATCGGCGAGAACTTCGGCGTGGAGAAGCTGGTGGCGTACGAGGCCGGTTACCGCGCCCAGCCCGACCGCTTCTGGTCGTGGGACGTCGCGTTCTTCTACAACGTTTACGACGAGCTGTTGACGCTGGAGCCGAGCGGCCTCCTCGCCAACGGCATGCAGGGCGAGACCTACGGCCTCGAGCTGACGGGGCGCTGGCAGGTACGCCCCGACGTCCGGTTGGAGGCGATATACGGCTATCTCGGCCAGGATCTCGAGCTGGAGGAGGGCAGCGGCGCCACGACGTGGCCGGCGCGCACCGAGCGCCTCAACCCGAAGCACGCCTTCTCGCTCCACGGCGCCTTCGACATCGCCCGGAACGTCGAGATCGACGCGACCTTGCGCTTCGTGGACGAGCTGCCGGGGATCGAGGTGCCCGGCTTCACGGGCGACATCGCGGCCTACACGGAGCTCGACCTCGGCGTCGGGTGGCACGCGCGCCGCGACCTGGAGCTCTCGCTCGTCGGCCAGAACCTGCTCGATCCGCACCACCCGGAGCATTCGCTCGCGACCGAGGTGCAGCGCGGCGTGTACGGAAAAGTGACATGGCGATTCTGA
- a CDS encoding YfiR family protein, with protein sequence MDRKRGGGVYSAVAAFALVLAGAAAAEPPPLEYQAKASFVYNFIQFTDWPDDVFSGNNSFNLCVLGPDSFGRALDALAGEPATGHPIEIKRLARAETVADAGCHLVFVSAAHRPSVELLKSVSGHGVLTVGEASGFTALGGVINLFEERGRLRFEVNRHAAQRAGLQLSSRLLELAAEPR encoded by the coding sequence ATGGATAGGAAGAGAGGCGGTGGTGTCTATTCCGCGGTAGCCGCGTTCGCGCTCGTGCTGGCGGGCGCCGCGGCCGCGGAGCCCCCGCCGCTGGAGTACCAGGCGAAGGCGTCCTTTGTCTACAACTTCATCCAGTTCACCGACTGGCCGGACGACGTGTTCAGCGGCAACAACAGCTTCAATCTCTGCGTACTCGGGCCCGACTCGTTCGGGCGGGCGCTCGACGCGCTCGCCGGCGAGCCGGCCACGGGGCACCCGATCGAGATCAAGCGCCTCGCGCGCGCCGAGACGGTCGCCGACGCGGGGTGTCACCTCGTGTTCGTGAGCGCGGCGCACCGTCCGAGCGTCGAGTTGCTGAAAAGCGTATCGGGACACGGCGTGCTCACCGTGGGCGAGGCCTCCGGCTTCACCGCGCTCGGCGGCGTCATCAACCTGTTCGAGGAGCGCGGGCGGCTGCGCTTCGAGGTCAACCGGCACGCCGCCCAGCGGGCCGGGCTGCAACTGAGCTCGCGTTTGCTCGAGCTCGCCGCGGAGCCCCGATGA
- a CDS encoding PAS domain S-box protein, which produces MSAIAAVAPRRPLGTRSIRFKLVAVMLGVAALTLALAGAGILVYARTSFDRQMAQQLQTLADVIALNSTGALAFGDAKVATETLSALRGDAQVRAAALYLAEGRLFASYAREPGTVEVPDRLDLLPYYEHAGDRVVLTDLVMLKDRPLGALYLVADTTQWDEIWHGYTGILVALFLAVLTVGLLLSVWLQRLFSRPVLDLAGLMHRIGRERDYTLRAGKFADDEIGALVDGFNDMVAQIERRRLEVEQARAELESRIVELNVEMAERERAEQALRRSEERERAHAAELQSVMEAVPAVVFVARDPECQIVTANRAGYELLGLPPGSNVSRTPSPGAAPPPFRVLHDGRELPSGELPVQRAARTGSEIRNFELEVALPGGKRHVLLGSAVPLLGPDRRPRGAVAVFVDIAERKRAEEALRASEERYRTLVSATTSVVWTTDPAGRFVEPQPGWQAYTGQTWDEYRGLGWQEALHADDRERVLAAWKRAVETGEGYESETRLWHAPSGRYRYVAARAAALRDQAGGIREWIGTFSDIDDRKRAEEQFRLAVEAAPNAMVMIDQDGRILLANRELEALFGYEREEVIGQPVELLVPERSRALHPDQRRGFFADPRARTMGAGRELYGRRKDGRQVPVEIGLNPIVTNEGVLCLASIIDITERKRAEQEFRRYTEELKRSNRELAQFAYVASHDLQEPLRAISGCVQLLQQRYRGKLDQRADELIEHAVSGAVRMQTLINDLLAYSRVDSRARPFERCDLGQPLAQALANLQLAIAESGATVTSDDMPVITGDPVQITQLLQNLIGNAIKFRGDQPPRVHVGVDRKGERVLFYVRDNGIGIEPQYFERIFGVFQRLHTRTHYPGTGIGLAICRKIVERHHGRIWVESAGGKGSTFYFTLQAGSAQDEQPGQYRHGG; this is translated from the coding sequence ATGAGCGCGATCGCCGCCGTGGCGCCGAGACGGCCGTTGGGTACGCGTTCCATCCGGTTCAAGCTCGTGGCCGTCATGCTCGGGGTGGCCGCGCTCACCCTCGCGCTCGCCGGCGCGGGGATCCTGGTCTACGCCCGGACCAGCTTCGACCGCCAGATGGCGCAGCAGCTCCAGACGCTCGCGGACGTGATCGCGCTGAACAGCACCGGCGCCCTCGCGTTCGGGGACGCGAAGGTGGCCACCGAAACGCTGTCGGCCTTGCGCGGAGACGCGCAGGTGCGCGCGGCGGCGCTCTACCTTGCCGAGGGCCGGCTCTTCGCGAGTTACGCGAGAGAGCCGGGAACGGTCGAGGTGCCCGACCGTCTGGACCTGCTGCCTTACTATGAGCACGCGGGCGACCGCGTCGTGCTGACCGATCTCGTCATGCTGAAGGATCGTCCGCTGGGCGCGCTCTATCTGGTCGCCGATACCACGCAATGGGACGAGATCTGGCACGGCTACACCGGGATACTCGTCGCCCTGTTCCTCGCCGTGCTCACGGTCGGTCTCCTGCTCTCCGTCTGGCTCCAGCGGCTGTTCAGCCGGCCGGTGCTCGACCTCGCGGGCCTCATGCACCGCATCGGGCGCGAGCGCGACTACACCCTCCGGGCCGGAAAATTCGCCGATGACGAGATCGGCGCGCTGGTCGACGGGTTCAACGACATGGTCGCGCAAATCGAGCGGCGGCGCCTGGAGGTCGAGCAGGCGCGCGCGGAGCTCGAGAGCCGGATCGTCGAGCTGAACGTCGAGATGGCCGAGCGCGAGCGGGCCGAGCAGGCGCTCCGGCGGAGCGAGGAGCGAGAGCGGGCCCACGCCGCCGAGCTGCAAAGCGTGATGGAGGCCGTGCCGGCGGTGGTGTTCGTCGCGCGCGACCCCGAATGCCAAATCGTCACCGCCAACCGCGCCGGTTACGAGTTGCTCGGTCTGCCTCCCGGGTCCAACGTCTCGAGGACGCCTTCGCCGGGAGCGGCGCCCCCGCCGTTCCGGGTGCTGCACGACGGCCGGGAGCTCCCTTCCGGTGAGCTGCCCGTGCAGCGCGCCGCCCGGACCGGGTCGGAGATCCGGAACTTCGAGCTCGAGGTCGCGCTCCCCGGCGGGAAACGGCACGTGCTTCTGGGAAGCGCCGTGCCGCTGCTCGGTCCCGACCGCAGGCCGCGCGGCGCCGTCGCGGTGTTCGTCGATATCGCCGAACGCAAGCGGGCCGAGGAGGCCCTGCGCGCGAGCGAGGAACGTTACCGGACACTCGTGTCCGCGACGACCTCGGTCGTCTGGACGACCGACCCGGCCGGCCGTTTCGTCGAGCCGCAGCCCGGCTGGCAGGCCTACACCGGACAGACCTGGGACGAGTACCGCGGGCTCGGCTGGCAGGAGGCGCTGCATGCCGACGACCGCGAGCGCGTCCTCGCGGCCTGGAAGCGCGCGGTCGAAACCGGCGAGGGTTACGAGTCGGAAACCCGGCTCTGGCACGCCCCGAGCGGGCGGTATCGGTACGTCGCCGCCCGCGCCGCGGCGCTGCGCGACCAGGCCGGCGGAATCCGCGAATGGATCGGCACCTTCTCCGACATCGACGACCGCAAGCGCGCCGAGGAGCAGTTCCGTCTCGCGGTGGAGGCCGCGCCGAACGCCATGGTCATGATCGATCAGGACGGCCGGATCCTGCTCGCCAATCGTGAGCTGGAGGCGCTCTTCGGATACGAACGCGAGGAGGTCATCGGCCAGCCGGTCGAGCTGCTGGTGCCCGAACGCTCCCGCGCGCTGCACCCGGATCAGCGCCGCGGCTTCTTCGCCGATCCGCGCGCCCGCACGATGGGCGCGGGACGCGAGCTCTACGGGCGCCGCAAGGATGGCCGGCAGGTCCCGGTCGAGATCGGGCTCAATCCGATCGTGACCAACGAGGGCGTGCTCTGCCTCGCTTCCATCATCGACATCACCGAACGCAAGCGCGCGGAGCAGGAGTTCCGGCGCTACACCGAGGAGCTCAAGCGCAGCAATCGCGAGCTCGCGCAATTCGCCTACGTCGCCTCGCACGACCTCCAGGAGCCGCTGCGCGCCATCTCGGGATGCGTCCAGCTGCTTCAGCAGCGCTACCGCGGCAAGCTCGACCAGCGCGCCGACGAGCTCATCGAGCACGCGGTCAGCGGCGCCGTCCGCATGCAGACGCTGATCAACGACCTGCTCGCTTACTCGCGCGTCGATTCGCGCGCCCGGCCGTTCGAGCGCTGCGACCTCGGTCAGCCGCTCGCGCAGGCGCTCGCGAACCTGCAGCTCGCGATCGCCGAGAGCGGGGCGACGGTCACGTCGGACGACATGCCCGTCATCACCGGGGATCCCGTGCAGATCACACAGCTCCTGCAGAACCTCATCGGAAACGCCATCAAGTTCCGCGGCGATCAGCCCCCGCGCGTGCACGTCGGCGTCGACCGCAAGGGCGAGCGGGTGCTCTTCTATGTCCGCGACAACGGCATAGGTATCGAGCCGCAGTACTTCGAGCGCATCTTCGGCGTGTTCCAGCGGCTGCACACGCGTACTCATTATCCGGGCACGGGGATCGGGCTGGCCATCTGCCGTAAGATCGTCGAACGGCACCACGGCCGGATCTGGGTCGAGTCGGCGGGAGGCAAGGGTTCCACGTTCTACTTCACCCTCCAGGCGGGAAGCGCGCAGGATGAGCAACCGGGGCAGTATCGGCATGGCGGATAG
- a CDS encoding response regulator: MADSAARTWRPGRPAHILLVEDSPTDAMMVREILAQATVPSALHVVEDGLEALAFLRKENGYGDAPRPDLILLDLKLPRKNGQEVLAEIKSDERLRTIPVVVLTSSHEQSDVLDAYRHYANSYVTKPVDYARFAEAVRLIERFWLELATLAERD; this comes from the coding sequence ATGGCGGATAGCGCGGCGAGGACGTGGCGGCCCGGCCGCCCGGCGCACATCCTGCTCGTCGAGGACAGCCCCACGGACGCCATGATGGTCCGCGAAATCCTCGCACAGGCGACGGTGCCGAGCGCACTGCACGTCGTCGAGGACGGGCTCGAGGCGCTTGCGTTCCTCCGAAAGGAGAACGGCTACGGCGACGCGCCGCGCCCGGACCTGATCCTGCTCGATCTCAAGCTGCCGAGAAAGAACGGCCAGGAGGTGCTCGCCGAGATCAAGTCCGACGAGCGGCTTCGGACCATTCCGGTGGTCGTGCTGACGAGCTCGCACGAGCAGAGCGATGTCCTCGACGCCTACCGCCACTACGCGAACTCCTACGTCACGAAGCCGGTCGACTACGCGCGCTTTGCCGAGGCGGTGCGGCTGATCGAGCGTTTCTGGCTCGAGCTCGCGACGCTCGCGGAGAGGGACTGA
- a CDS encoding diguanylate cyclase yields the protein MRERPITVLLVEDSPTDALLLREALSEERAVQFRTAHVERLADALRSLQEQQYDLILLDLGLPDSQGLDTFARVHEQAPQVPIVVLTGLDDDQLALRAVQAGAQDFLTKGRFDRYWLVRNIRYALERHQMYLEVHALSLTDGLTGLYNRRGFITLAEQQLKVARHTERGVILVYADLDRLKYINDTFGHQEGDRALVHAAELLERTFRASDILARIGGDEFAALAVRGSTEGIEAIPVRLQKAVSDFNVQHTLPYELSISLGSMYFDPKTTTSIEEMMRRADQAMYEQKRRKRGH from the coding sequence ATGCGCGAGCGCCCGATCACCGTGCTCCTGGTCGAGGACAGCCCCACCGACGCGCTCCTCCTGCGCGAGGCGTTGTCCGAGGAGCGCGCCGTACAGTTCCGCACGGCGCACGTCGAGCGCCTGGCCGACGCGCTGCGCTCGCTGCAGGAGCAGCAGTACGACCTGATCCTGCTCGACCTGGGGCTTCCCGACAGCCAGGGGCTCGACACGTTCGCCCGGGTGCACGAGCAGGCCCCGCAGGTCCCGATCGTCGTGCTGACCGGCCTCGACGACGACCAGCTCGCGCTGCGCGCGGTGCAGGCGGGCGCGCAGGACTTCCTCACCAAGGGGCGGTTCGACCGGTACTGGCTGGTGCGCAACATCCGCTACGCGCTCGAGCGCCACCAGATGTATCTCGAGGTGCACGCCCTCTCGCTCACCGACGGCCTCACCGGCCTCTACAACCGCCGCGGTTTCATCACCCTCGCCGAGCAGCAGCTCAAGGTCGCCCGCCATACCGAGCGCGGCGTGATCCTGGTCTACGCCGATCTCGACCGGCTGAAATACATCAACGATACCTTCGGGCACCAGGAGGGCGACCGCGCGCTCGTGCACGCGGCCGAACTGCTCGAGCGCACGTTCCGCGCCTCCGATATCCTCGCGCGCATCGGCGGCGACGAGTTCGCGGCGCTGGCGGTTCGCGGCAGCACCGAGGGCATCGAGGCGATCCCGGTCCGCCTGCAGAAGGCGGTAAGCGACTTCAACGTGCAGCACACGCTTCCCTACGAGCTTTCGATCAGCCTCGGCTCCATGTATTTCGACCCCAAGACCACCACATCGATCGAAGAGATGATGCGCCGCGCCGATCAGGCGATGTACGAGCAGAAGCGCCGCAAGCGGGGGCACTGA
- a CDS encoding OmpH family outer membrane protein, whose amino-acid sequence MKHWMLAVVFAVTLLPAWPGPALGADVRIGYVDMRRVLTESKAGKQVKAEIEKTVKKRQEKLAGEEQKLKEMQQSYEKDKLILSEAQRQEKQKEFEQRLNAYRQATAEAQREIQQQEQAYTKKALPEVRDIIRDLAKEEKLTLVFEKHEMPVLYAAEGPDLTDKIIKRLDAKPGT is encoded by the coding sequence ATGAAACACTGGATGCTGGCGGTCGTGTTCGCCGTGACCCTGCTCCCCGCCTGGCCGGGACCCGCTCTGGGAGCGGACGTCCGCATCGGCTACGTCGACATGCGCCGGGTGCTCACGGAGAGCAAGGCCGGCAAGCAGGTAAAGGCGGAGATCGAGAAGACGGTCAAGAAGCGCCAGGAGAAGCTGGCCGGCGAGGAGCAGAAGCTCAAGGAGATGCAGCAGTCCTACGAAAAGGACAAGCTGATCCTGTCCGAAGCGCAGCGCCAGGAGAAACAGAAGGAGTTCGAGCAGAGGCTCAACGCCTACCGCCAGGCGACGGCCGAGGCGCAGCGCGAGATACAGCAGCAGGAGCAGGCGTACACCAAGAAGGCGCTTCCGGAGGTGCGCGACATCATTCGCGATCTCGCGAAGGAAGAGAAGCTGACGCTCGTGTTCGAGAAGCACGAAATGCCGGTGCTGTACGCGGCCGAGGGTCCCGACCTCACCGACAAGATCATCAAGCGCCTCGACGCGAAGCCGGGCACCTGA
- a CDS encoding EAL domain-containing protein codes for MRTGRSAGLRARLLLVVGLGLLPVAGLGAYLVQHQWRSATQAAQENALRVARLAVARFEGLARGAEQWLAALGRLPEIRAPGDGCAGHYAQLLADHPSFIDLGVATPDGSVRCSARARERLPEAIHFGEVLAARPFAVGAWRSESDQAEITFAHRLHDARGSPTGIVYATVDLAWLDLFAAEALLPERASLSIVDSDGRILASLPASARPGVAEARGPVPLFAAVLRNRDEGTAEGEDSNGVAHLYAYSPLPVVTRPGSAYVFVAIPADVAYARVSRVLGQIVAGVLIVSFMVLFAVWKGLDLLVLRHVRTLLETARRLAAGDLSARTRIPHDRGEIAQLAHRIDDMAATLQARDVESRRAQEALIRSEERFRRLAENARDIVFRARVHPEWAFEYVSAAAAEVTGYTPEEHYRDPDLLRRMVHPDDRVILERAILRRAFDEPLQLRWIRKDGTVIWTEHSVSPLHDESGRLLAVEGIARDITERRRTEEELRLLQRISAAVGEAEDVDSALAVVLRDACRATGWAMGQAWLPYGEGGALKCSPAWYAGVDGLEAFRAASEVWTVPADSPGMLARAWRSRAPVWVSDVSLDAGFGRRAEAMRAGLRAAMAVPVLAGTDLQAVIEFYLREARPEDHHFARTVSGVAAQLGALIRRKRSEERLLYLAHHDVLTGLPNRALFNDRLRQAMVEAHRHERLVGVAFIDIDRFKTINDSLGHETGDRLLEAVAGRIQGCVREGDTVSRISGDEFALVLADMAHVDDAARVARNILDSFSRPFHVEGHDLYVSASVGITIYPFDDRDVEGLLRNADVAMYRAKELGRNTYQFYAAEMTARARERLALEGALRRALEREEFTLRYQPIVDLRGGRVVGVEALLRWRHPERGMVMPEQFVSIAEETGLIVPLGEWVLRTACAQCREWEAAGLPPLRLGVNISARQFQRPDLADTVARILEETGMPPKRLELELTETLLMQSLEATIAAMQRLSAMGVQLSIDDFGTGYSSLAYLKRLPIDRLKIDRSFVQDIPGDPDDAAIASAIIAIAHKLDLTVVAEGVESGAQLAFLRSHGCDVMQGYYFSEPIEPAEFAHLLATGLPALRPRPARAGPRKVRES; via the coding sequence GTGCGAACGGGGCGTTCCGCCGGACTTCGCGCGCGTTTGCTGCTGGTGGTCGGCCTGGGCCTGCTCCCGGTAGCCGGCCTCGGCGCGTACCTCGTCCAGCACCAGTGGCGTTCTGCCACCCAGGCGGCCCAGGAAAACGCCCTGCGCGTCGCGCGACTGGCGGTCGCGCGGTTCGAGGGCCTCGCCCGAGGCGCCGAGCAGTGGCTGGCCGCGCTCGGGCGACTGCCTGAGATCCGTGCGCCCGGGGACGGGTGCGCCGGGCACTACGCGCAGCTTCTCGCCGATCACCCGAGCTTCATCGATCTCGGTGTCGCGACGCCGGACGGATCGGTGCGCTGCAGCGCGCGGGCGCGCGAGCGGTTGCCGGAGGCGATCCATTTCGGCGAGGTGTTGGCCGCCCGCCCGTTCGCGGTCGGCGCGTGGCGGTCCGAGAGCGACCAGGCGGAGATCACGTTCGCGCACCGCCTGCACGACGCCCGGGGGAGCCCGACCGGAATCGTCTACGCCACGGTGGACCTCGCGTGGCTCGACCTGTTCGCCGCCGAGGCGCTGTTGCCCGAGCGCGCCAGCCTCAGCATCGTGGACAGCGACGGGCGAATCCTCGCCAGCCTCCCTGCTTCGGCGCGGCCGGGCGTCGCCGAAGCGCGCGGCCCGGTCCCCCTCTTCGCCGCCGTCCTGCGGAACCGGGACGAGGGCACGGCCGAAGGGGAGGATTCGAACGGGGTCGCCCACCTCTACGCCTACAGCCCGCTCCCCGTCGTCACGCGACCGGGCAGCGCCTACGTCTTCGTCGCCATTCCGGCCGATGTCGCCTACGCCCGGGTCAGTCGCGTGCTGGGGCAGATCGTCGCCGGCGTCCTGATCGTCTCGTTCATGGTGCTGTTCGCCGTCTGGAAGGGGCTGGACCTCCTCGTGCTGCGCCACGTGCGCACGCTGCTCGAAACCGCGCGCCGCCTCGCGGCGGGCGATCTCTCGGCTCGAACCCGGATTCCCCACGATCGCGGCGAGATCGCGCAGCTCGCGCACCGCATCGACGACATGGCCGCGACGCTGCAGGCGCGCGACGTCGAATCGCGGCGGGCTCAGGAGGCGTTGATACGGAGCGAGGAACGCTTCCGTCGGCTCGCGGAGAACGCCCGCGACATCGTTTTTCGCGCGCGTGTGCACCCCGAATGGGCGTTCGAGTACGTGAGCGCGGCGGCCGCCGAGGTGACGGGCTACACGCCCGAGGAGCATTACCGGGACCCCGACCTGCTTCGCCGGATGGTGCATCCCGATGATCGGGTGATCCTCGAGCGGGCGATCCTGCGGCGCGCGTTCGACGAGCCGTTGCAGCTGCGCTGGATCCGCAAGGACGGCACCGTGATCTGGACCGAGCACAGCGTGTCACCGCTCCATGACGAGTCCGGCCGGCTCCTGGCGGTCGAAGGCATCGCGCGCGACATCACCGAGCGCCGGCGGACCGAGGAGGAGCTGCGGCTGCTGCAACGCATCTCGGCCGCGGTGGGCGAGGCCGAGGACGTGGACTCGGCGCTGGCGGTCGTGCTGCGCGACGCCTGCCGCGCGACCGGCTGGGCGATGGGGCAGGCATGGCTGCCTTACGGCGAGGGCGGGGCGCTCAAATGCAGCCCGGCGTGGTACGCCGGCGTCGACGGCCTCGAGGCGTTTCGGGCCGCGAGCGAGGTCTGGACGGTGCCGGCCGATTCGCCGGGGATGCTCGCCCGCGCCTGGCGCTCGCGCGCGCCGGTCTGGGTCAGCGACGTGTCGCTGGACGCCGGTTTCGGGCGCCGCGCCGAGGCGATGCGCGCGGGTCTGCGCGCCGCCATGGCCGTCCCGGTGCTCGCGGGAACCGATCTGCAGGCCGTGATCGAGTTCTACCTGCGGGAAGCGCGGCCCGAGGATCATCACTTCGCGCGCACGGTCTCCGGCGTCGCGGCCCAGCTCGGTGCCCTGATCCGTCGCAAGCGTTCCGAGGAGCGTCTCCTCTACCTGGCCCACCACGACGTGCTTACCGGGCTGCCCAACCGGGCGCTCTTCAACGACCGCCTGCGGCAGGCGATGGTGGAGGCGCACCGGCACGAGCGGCTCGTCGGCGTCGCCTTCATCGACATCGACCGCTTCAAGACGATCAACGACAGCCTGGGCCACGAGACCGGCGACCGCCTGCTCGAGGCGGTGGCCGGCCGGATCCAGGGCTGCGTGCGCGAAGGGGACACCGTCTCGCGCATCAGCGGGGACGAGTTCGCGCTGGTTCTCGCCGACATGGCGCACGTGGACGACGCGGCGAGGGTGGCGCGCAACATCCTCGACAGCTTCTCGCGCCCGTTCCACGTGGAGGGACACGATCTTTACGTGAGCGCGAGCGTCGGCATCACCATCTATCCCTTCGACGACCGCGATGTCGAAGGGCTGTTGCGGAACGCCGACGTGGCGATGTACCGCGCCAAGGAGCTCGGGCGCAACACGTATCAGTTCTACGCGGCCGAAATGACGGCCCGTGCCCGCGAGCGTCTCGCGCTCGAGGGCGCCCTGCGCCGCGCGCTCGAACGCGAAGAGTTCACGCTCCGCTACCAGCCCATCGTCGACCTGCGCGGCGGCCGGGTGGTCGGTGTCGAGGCGCTGCTGCGCTGGCGGCATCCCGAGCGCGGCATGGTCATGCCGGAGCAGTTCGTGTCGATCGCCGAGGAGACCGGGCTGATCGTGCCGCTCGGCGAGTGGGTGTTGCGGACCGCGTGCGCGCAGTGCCGGGAATGGGAGGCGGCGGGCCTTCCGCCGCTGCGGCTCGGGGTGAACATCTCGGCGCGCCAGTTTCAGCGGCCCGACCTCGCCGACACGGTCGCACGGATCCTGGAGGAGACCGGCATGCCCCCGAAGCGCCTCGAGCTCGAGCTGACCGAGACGCTGCTGATGCAGAGCCTGGAAGCGACGATCGCGGCGATGCAGCGTCTGAGCGCGATGGGGGTCCAGCTCTCCATCGACGACTTCGGCACCGGCTACTCGAGCCTCGCCTACCTGAAGCGCCTTCCGATCGACCGCCTGAAGATCGACCGCAGTTTCGTGCAGGACATCCCGGGCGACCCGGACGACGCGGCGATCGCGAGCGCGATCATCGCCATCGCGCACAAGCTCGATCTCACCGTCGTCGCCGAGGGGGTGGAGAGCGGGGCGCAGCTGGCGTTCCTGCGCTCGCACGGCTGCGACGTCATGCAGGGGTACTATTTCAGCGAACCCATCGAGCCCGCGGAGTTCGCGCACCTGCTCGCGACCGGACTGCCGGCCCTGCGCCCGCGGCCTGCACGAGCGGGCCCGCGCAAGGTGCGGGAATCCTGA